A genomic stretch from Algoriphagus halophilus includes:
- a CDS encoding BamA/TamA family outer membrane protein yields MKKLFLSIITFFWIVSSYAQEADLKFRLYLIGDAGELENKHHPVVEKVKQKALSEPNLSTHILYLGDNIYPLGMPSISDEDRPEAEGILKTQLDLFSSISGKIWMVPGNHDWKKGKSEGWNRVLYAEEYIEDNYSSEKVNLVPSGGCPGPYITLLDSETLLIAFDSQWWLHSKDKPGVESDCEFKTEEEILASLAYTLEENQDKTIVFAMHHPMRAYGPHNGAYSWKDHLFPLTAASENLYIPLPIVGSIYPLYRSWFGDIQDIPHPKYEAMIKALDRLFDSHPNVIQVAGHEHGLFYTKEGNTHYVVSGAGAKNTYIKKNNPAEFTYPQQGYATLDFYENHQVKLTFFDPLKEAPLYESELIQPFADNPEELQLFDRNLPKEITEPISLQYLHGKAYQAFLGTNYRETWAIPVTFPSLDLTQAKGGLKITKRGGGMQTRSLRLENPNGKEFVLRSINKYPENALSVPLRQTIAKEVVQDQISSSHPYAAMAVARLADAVGVIHTNPSIVYLPDDPLLGVYRKTFANQLYLFEEREIGHSDDPQDIEFFSTDKMLKKIKKDNDNQVNQKEVLKARIFDLWIADWDRHDDQWRWVGEKNKGDWEFKPMPRDRDQAFFLNEGFFPKLASRPWLNPKFQGFGYELKNVNGFMFNGRYFDRSFLNNLEQKDWEKVLDNMLPKLIEEEIDHALDAWPDTVKKHDGDEIKAKLLHRKTWLKAKSLEYYRFLALDVNVVGSNKNEEFEVKHYPDGNVKVEVRKISKSGNLKQKIFDRTFLPDETKEIRLYGLEGEDKFIFEGEGPGDIKIRVIPGKGEKDYEDHAELKKTSQLIYQAKKDNTPIQTGKSSKIIKAYHPNLLEYNRKEFKYDKVMPLASVEFNQDDGIFFGAGILWEKQGFKKEPYAIRQSLKGNWAFKTNAFNLDYEGHVVDVLNNWDLVWKADIKAPDYAFNFFGQGNESTYNPENFEIRYYRARFSWYELSTGLQTNLGESGTLTIGPHYQVYRFDPDDNDGKFITSPESGLDQEDIDQAKFYSGITAQVNFDKRDNEHIPTRGFLFQNQLKRSWGLNEASNSFTRFNTELALYWSFNYPSRMVWATRFGAGKNWGNYAYFQGQILGGMDNLRGFRRYRFNGKAVAYNNTEVRIQVFNLKTYILPATIGLLGFHDIGRVWMENEKSNKWHNTFGLGIWLAPLNQIVATLSLGFNDEETLPFFSFGYQF; encoded by the coding sequence ATGAAAAAGCTGTTTCTCTCCATAATTACTTTTTTCTGGATAGTTAGTTCCTATGCCCAGGAAGCTGACTTAAAGTTCAGGCTTTATTTAATTGGAGATGCAGGGGAATTAGAAAACAAACATCATCCAGTTGTAGAAAAAGTAAAACAAAAGGCGCTATCGGAACCGAATTTATCCACTCATATCCTCTACCTAGGAGATAATATTTATCCATTAGGCATGCCATCAATTAGTGATGAAGACCGACCAGAGGCAGAGGGCATATTGAAAACTCAGCTTGATTTATTTTCTTCTATTTCCGGGAAAATCTGGATGGTTCCAGGAAATCATGATTGGAAAAAGGGAAAGTCTGAAGGTTGGAATAGGGTATTGTATGCTGAAGAATATATTGAAGACAATTATTCTTCTGAAAAAGTCAATTTAGTCCCTTCAGGAGGTTGCCCCGGTCCATACATTACCTTACTTGATTCAGAAACATTATTAATTGCCTTTGATAGTCAATGGTGGCTACATTCCAAAGACAAACCAGGCGTTGAATCCGATTGTGAATTCAAAACCGAAGAGGAAATTTTAGCTTCACTGGCCTATACCTTGGAAGAGAATCAAGATAAAACCATTGTATTTGCCATGCACCATCCCATGCGCGCTTATGGACCGCATAATGGGGCATATAGCTGGAAAGACCATCTTTTCCCTTTAACAGCAGCCTCAGAAAACCTGTATATTCCTTTACCTATAGTCGGTTCCATCTATCCATTGTATAGATCTTGGTTTGGAGATATTCAGGACATACCTCATCCTAAGTATGAAGCCATGATCAAAGCACTGGACCGGCTTTTTGATTCACATCCCAATGTCATTCAAGTTGCTGGCCATGAACATGGGCTTTTTTATACCAAAGAGGGAAATACCCATTATGTGGTGAGTGGGGCGGGAGCAAAAAACACCTATATCAAAAAAAATAACCCAGCGGAATTCACCTATCCACAACAAGGGTATGCCACTTTGGATTTTTATGAAAACCATCAGGTAAAGCTCACTTTTTTTGACCCTTTAAAAGAAGCTCCCCTATATGAATCTGAACTGATCCAGCCATTTGCAGATAACCCTGAAGAGTTACAATTATTTGACAGAAATCTTCCAAAAGAAATAACCGAACCCATTTCATTACAGTACTTGCATGGGAAGGCATACCAGGCATTTTTAGGCACTAACTATCGGGAAACCTGGGCAATTCCAGTTACTTTTCCTTCTTTGGATTTGACTCAGGCAAAAGGAGGCCTCAAGATCACCAAAAGAGGGGGTGGCATGCAAACCCGTTCACTCCGATTGGAAAATCCGAATGGAAAGGAATTTGTATTGAGGTCCATCAACAAATATCCTGAAAATGCTCTTTCCGTTCCTCTGAGGCAGACCATAGCCAAGGAAGTTGTTCAAGATCAAATCTCATCCTCTCATCCCTATGCAGCCATGGCGGTTGCCAGGCTAGCTGATGCAGTTGGAGTGATTCATACCAACCCATCTATTGTGTACTTACCCGATGACCCCTTGTTAGGAGTTTATCGAAAAACCTTTGCGAACCAACTCTATCTCTTCGAAGAGCGGGAAATTGGCCATTCGGATGATCCCCAAGACATTGAGTTTTTCAGCACCGACAAGATGTTGAAAAAAATCAAGAAGGATAATGACAACCAGGTAAATCAAAAGGAAGTGCTCAAAGCAAGGATTTTTGACCTTTGGATTGCGGATTGGGACAGACATGATGATCAATGGAGATGGGTTGGAGAGAAAAATAAAGGTGATTGGGAATTTAAACCCATGCCAAGAGATCGTGATCAGGCATTCTTCCTGAATGAAGGCTTCTTTCCAAAACTGGCCAGTAGACCTTGGTTGAACCCTAAATTCCAAGGTTTCGGTTATGAGCTGAAAAATGTAAATGGGTTCATGTTTAATGGTCGATATTTTGATCGTAGCTTTTTGAATAATCTGGAACAGAAGGATTGGGAAAAGGTACTGGACAACATGCTTCCCAAACTTATAGAAGAAGAAATCGATCATGCATTGGATGCTTGGCCTGATACGGTCAAAAAACATGACGGTGATGAAATAAAAGCAAAACTGCTGCACAGAAAAACCTGGCTCAAAGCAAAATCTCTGGAATACTACCGTTTTTTAGCTTTAGATGTCAATGTGGTCGGCTCTAATAAAAACGAGGAGTTTGAAGTCAAACATTATCCAGATGGAAATGTAAAAGTGGAAGTTCGCAAGATTAGTAAATCAGGCAATCTAAAGCAGAAAATATTTGACCGAACTTTCCTTCCGGATGAAACCAAAGAAATTCGACTCTATGGCCTGGAAGGGGAAGACAAGTTTATATTTGAAGGAGAAGGACCTGGAGATATCAAAATCAGAGTCATCCCAGGGAAAGGTGAAAAGGATTATGAGGATCATGCTGAATTGAAGAAAACCTCCCAGTTAATCTACCAGGCCAAAAAGGACAATACTCCAATCCAAACCGGTAAATCTTCAAAAATAATCAAAGCCTACCACCCCAATCTTTTAGAGTATAATAGGAAGGAATTTAAATATGACAAAGTGATGCCCTTAGCATCCGTGGAATTCAATCAAGATGATGGAATATTCTTTGGAGCTGGAATTTTATGGGAAAAGCAGGGTTTTAAAAAAGAACCTTATGCCATCAGACAAAGCTTAAAAGGGAACTGGGCCTTTAAAACCAATGCTTTTAACCTGGACTATGAGGGGCATGTGGTCGATGTTTTAAATAACTGGGATTTAGTATGGAAAGCAGATATAAAAGCCCCAGACTATGCCTTCAACTTTTTCGGCCAAGGAAATGAATCCACTTATAACCCAGAAAATTTTGAGATCCGCTATTACCGAGCACGTTTTAGCTGGTATGAATTATCTACCGGGCTTCAAACTAACCTAGGAGAAAGTGGGACATTAACCATTGGACCGCATTATCAGGTGTATCGATTTGATCCAGATGACAATGACGGAAAATTTATAACAAGTCCTGAGTCTGGCTTAGACCAGGAGGATATTGATCAGGCCAAATTCTATTCAGGGATTACTGCTCAGGTCAATTTCGACAAAAGGGATAATGAGCATATACCTACCCGTGGTTTCCTTTTTCAAAATCAGCTTAAAAGAAGTTGGGGATTAAATGAGGCTTCCAATAGTTTCACTCGATTTAACACGGAATTAGCCTTGTATTGGTCATTCAATTATCCTTCCAGAATGGTGTGGGCTACTCGTTTTGGAGCAGGTAAAAATTGGGGAAATTACGCCTATTTCCAAGGTCAAATCCTAGGTGGTATGGATAATTTAAGAGGATTTCGCCGATACCGCTTCAATGGAAAAGCCGTTGCCTACAATAATACAGAAGTAAGGATTCAAGTTTTCAACCTTAAAACTTACATTTTGCCAGCGACCATAGGCCTGTTAGGATTTCATGATATCGGCAGAGTTTGGATGGAAAACGAAAAATCCAATAAATGGCACAAC